The Thermotoga caldifontis AZM44c09 genomic interval CCGGTCTGAAACCTGGAGATAGGATCGTCTCCATAGACGACCAGCCCGTGAGCGAGATGCAGTACATGGAGGCGGTTAGAAAGCTGAGAGGCCAGCCCGGCACGACGGTGAAGATAAAAGTTCTGAGAGAGGGTGTACAGGAGCTCTTGACGTTCGAGATCACCAGGGAGGTCATACAGATCATACCTGTGAAACATGCCTACATCGAGACTCAGAAGGGACGGATCGGTTACATCATGATCACCCGCTTTGGCGCAAAAACTTCCCAGGAAATGGCTTCGGCGCTGAATGAGATTTTCCAGAAGGGTGTTCGAGGTATCGTACTGGATCTCAGGAACAATCCGGGAGGTTATCTCAACAGTGCGATAGACGTCGCGAGTTACTTCATCGACAAGGGAATAATCGTGAAGACGAGGAACGCTTACGGCGTCGAAGAAGTGTACGAATCGAAGGGAAACAATTACCCCAACGTCCCAGTGGTGATCCTGGTTAACAGGGGGTCTGCATCCGCATCCGAAATCCTCACGGGGGCCCTGAAAGATCACAACGTGGCAAAGATCGTCGGTCAAAGAACGTTTGGAAAAGGTTCGGTTCAGACGGGATTCCCCCTGGCCAACGGAGGAACACTCTATCTGACAACGGCAAGGTACATGACACCTTCTGGTAAAGATATCCACAGGATAGGAATCGAGCCAGACGTCCTGGTTCAGGAGGAAAGTGAAAAACCAAGAGAAGCTCTCGTGTACGACTACACGAAAAAGATCGTTGAGGTCAACTTGGAAGATCCATTCATCGCTAAGGGTCTGGAAGTTCTGCTGGGGCTGATCCAATGACGCCCTTCGGTTTTGCCACGATCTGTTTTTCGTTCTGTCTGATCGTGGCGTTGTTTTTTCAGTTCCAGGCAGGGGCAGGCAAGGAGATCTTTGAAGTACAACCTTTCCCAAAGGTAGTGCTGATTTCGCCCATTCAGCAGTTTCTGATGACGCTGAGACAGAGAATGAATCTGATGATGGAAGTCAGGCAACTTCCCGCTGGAAGTTTTTCTGCCAGTTCGGGCGGGGCCGCAATGACTGTGAGGCTCGATCGAATTTCGGATTACATGTCTCTTCTTGCGAAAGAAGGAAAACCCTTTGAAAACAGGATCGAGGTAAACGTGGCGGGCTCGAAGAAGCTGGTGCGTGCAGCGTTCCAGAAAGAAGGATTGCGGGTGGTCTATTCGGCCACGATATACTTCGGTTCTGAAGGGCAAGTGCTCACAAGTCATTTGGACGTTGCGAGGATTTTGAACCAGGTTTTGAACGGAGAACCGCAGTACGTGAACGTCAAAAGTAGCGGTGAAGAATACGTTGAATCTTTGAAGATGCTCGCACAGAGGTACGGCGTAGAGGTGCGCACGACGGAATGAAAGTCCTGAAAGCACTTTTCGTGAGAGATGCTTTCATCAAAATTCGGGAACCGTGGTCCTTCTTGGCTGCGTTCGTGGTCTTCAACGTGGTTGTTGTTGCCTTCTGGAAACACGTGCAGCTCACGTTCGTGGGGAGTAACCCTTTGGAGGTCTGTGCAGAGCTCAACGTGGCCTTTTTAGTTTATATGTTTCTACTCTGTGGTTTGACAATTTTGCGCTCCGGGAGTCGGAAAGTATTCTCAATTCCGGCACAGTTCTTTCCTTACGTTCTCACACCAATTTATGCGGTCATACTCACGTGGCTCAGACTTCCGAAGGCTCTGTCTTTCGCGATTGCATTCCTCCATTCGATCCTCCTGTCCAGTGAACATGACATCTTGGTTCTGTCAGTGAGGATCGCCGCTTATGGCGCTCTACTGACGGTGGTGAGGCACTGGATATGATGGGGCTCGTCACGAAGCACCCCAAAGCTGTCGTGATCGTGTTCTTGCTCTCCACCGTGATCTTTGGCCTTTTTGGTTTCACGAGGCTCTCGATAAATTCAGATCTAACGAATCTGGCGGACAAATTCGACGAGGCTTACAAGGAGCAGATAGATTTCCTCGCAGAAAAGCTTTCTTCGAACACCCTGATAGTGCTCGCCTACACTGATGGAAACGTCGAGAAAACGAAGAGAGCCATCGAATTGCTGAAGGAACGATTCGAAGAGAGTGGATACATAGCAGAAACACTGAAGATGGACAATCCTGAGTTGTTCGTGAAGTACGGCTTTCTCGGCTTCGACACGGAGATGTTCCGGCAGGTGGGGAACCTTCAGGATCTTGGTAAAGGTGGTTTCCTGGATTTCGTTTACTGGAGAAAGGTATTCACGACTCTATCCATGCTTTCTGATTTTGCCGAAGCGTACACCAGAAGAAAGGGTAT includes:
- a CDS encoding S41 family peptidase; its protein translation is MRKNVFVVVVIGVVVLLTSWLLSGAVSPKDVDKALTPFYQTLSYILNAYYERDNIDLNKLIDSAIDGLVKGLGDDFSYYEGPEEVEEKQIEMEGEYGGLGIEVTYDSEYKAVKVIAPMYGTPAWRAGLKPGDRIVSIDDQPVSEMQYMEAVRKLRGQPGTTVKIKVLREGVQELLTFEITREVIQIIPVKHAYIETQKGRIGYIMITRFGAKTSQEMASALNEIFQKGVRGIVLDLRNNPGGYLNSAIDVASYFIDKGIIVKTRNAYGVEEVYESKGNNYPNVPVVILVNRGSASASEILTGALKDHNVAKIVGQRTFGKGSVQTGFPLANGGTLYLTTARYMTPSGKDIHRIGIEPDVLVQEESEKPREALVYDYTKKIVEVNLEDPFIAKGLEVLLGLIQ